In a single window of the Mesorhizobium shangrilense genome:
- the ychF gene encoding redox-regulated ATPase YchF, producing the protein MGFKCGIVGLPNVGKSTLFNALTRTAAAQAANYPFCTIEPNTGEVAVPDPRLQKIADVAKSKEIIPTRISFVDIAGLVRGASKGEGLGNQFLANIREVDAIVHVLRCFENDDITHVEGKIDPVADADTVETELMLSDLESLERRIVNTRKRAQGKEKESITVLPVMEQALALLQDGKPARVMLKGIAHEDLKILQGLNLLTAHPVLYVCNVAETDAATGNAHTKAVEQMAATQGAGTVIISAAIEAEVAQLPDEEAKEYLEAMGLEEPGLDRLIRAGYELLHLITYFTAGPKETRAWTIERGTKAPQAAGVIHTDFERGFIRAQTIAYEDYVTLGGEVAAKEAGKARDEGKEYVVQDGDVLLFKFNT; encoded by the coding sequence ATGGGTTTCAAATGCGGCATCGTTGGCCTGCCCAACGTTGGCAAGTCGACGCTTTTCAACGCACTGACGCGGACGGCCGCCGCGCAGGCGGCGAACTATCCGTTCTGCACCATCGAGCCGAACACCGGCGAGGTCGCCGTCCCTGACCCGCGCCTGCAGAAGATCGCAGACGTCGCGAAGTCGAAGGAGATCATCCCGACCCGCATCTCCTTCGTCGACATCGCCGGTCTCGTGCGCGGCGCCTCCAAGGGCGAAGGGCTGGGCAACCAGTTCCTCGCCAACATCCGCGAGGTCGACGCGATCGTGCATGTGCTGCGCTGCTTCGAGAACGACGACATCACCCATGTCGAAGGCAAGATCGATCCCGTCGCCGACGCCGACACCGTCGAGACGGAACTGATGCTTTCCGACCTGGAAAGCCTCGAGCGCCGCATCGTCAACACCCGCAAGCGCGCGCAGGGCAAGGAAAAGGAATCCATCACGGTGCTGCCGGTCATGGAACAGGCGCTGGCGCTGCTGCAGGACGGCAAGCCCGCCCGCGTCATGCTGAAAGGCATCGCCCACGAAGACCTCAAGATCCTGCAGGGGCTCAACCTGCTCACCGCGCACCCGGTGCTCTATGTCTGCAACGTCGCCGAGACCGATGCGGCCACCGGCAACGCGCATACCAAGGCCGTCGAGCAGATGGCCGCCACGCAGGGCGCCGGCACGGTCATCATCTCGGCCGCCATCGAAGCGGAGGTCGCGCAGCTGCCTGACGAAGAGGCGAAGGAATATCTTGAGGCCATGGGCCTCGAGGAGCCGGGCCTCGACCGGCTGATCCGCGCCGGCTACGAGCTGCTGCACCTGATCACCTACTTCACGGCAGGCCCGAAGGAGACGCGGGCCTGGACCATCGAGCGGGGCACCAAGGCGCCGCAGGCGGCCGGCGTGATCCACACCGATTTCGAGCGCGGCTTCATCCGCGCCCAGACCATCGCCTATGAGGACTACGTTACGCTCGGCGGCGAGGTCGCGGCCAAGGAAGCCGGCAAGGCGCGCGACGAGGGCAAGGAATACGTCGTCCAGGACGGCGACGTGCTGCTGTTCAAGTTCAATACATAG
- the corA gene encoding magnesium/cobalt transporter CorA has product MIKAFVVDKDRLRLVEGLAGNEDRVVWIDMVNPDKEEEAAIERWLDVGVPTREEMEEIEISSRLYVENGAHVMTAILPAQAEGDEPVMSPVTFVLSGNHLVTIRYHEPRAFQTFPQRAEKAATGCTTGETVLIGLLEAIVDRLADVLERASRDVEALSKDIFNPTEKKASKRDRDFQLVLKGLGRKESLTSNMRDSLTTLQRLSGFLANAVGHTKDGKEARARVKTLSRDVASLSDHASFLSQKITFLLDATLGMINIQQNAIIKIVSVAAVVFLPPTLVASVYGMNFDVMPELKWQYGYPIALGLMIVSAILPFWYFRRRGWL; this is encoded by the coding sequence ATGATCAAGGCATTCGTCGTGGACAAGGATCGCCTTCGCCTCGTCGAGGGCCTGGCCGGCAACGAGGACCGCGTCGTCTGGATCGACATGGTCAATCCCGACAAGGAAGAGGAAGCGGCCATCGAGCGGTGGCTCGACGTGGGCGTACCGACCCGGGAGGAGATGGAGGAGATCGAGATCTCCAGCCGCCTCTATGTCGAGAACGGCGCCCATGTGATGACCGCGATCCTGCCGGCGCAGGCCGAAGGAGACGAGCCGGTCATGTCGCCTGTGACCTTCGTGCTGTCCGGCAACCACCTCGTCACTATCCGCTATCACGAGCCGCGCGCCTTCCAGACCTTTCCGCAGCGCGCCGAAAAGGCGGCGACCGGCTGCACCACCGGCGAGACGGTTCTCATCGGACTGCTGGAGGCGATCGTCGACCGCCTTGCCGACGTGCTGGAGCGCGCCTCGCGCGACGTGGAGGCCCTGTCGAAGGACATCTTCAATCCGACGGAGAAGAAGGCATCCAAGCGCGACCGCGACTTCCAGCTCGTCCTAAAGGGACTGGGCCGCAAGGAATCGCTGACCTCCAACATGCGCGACAGCCTGACCACGCTGCAGCGCCTGTCGGGCTTCCTCGCCAATGCGGTCGGCCACACGAAGGACGGCAAGGAAGCCCGCGCCCGCGTAAAAACCCTGTCCCGGGACGTGGCCTCGCTGAGCGACCATGCTTCGTTCCTGTCGCAAAAGATCACCTTCCTGCTCGACGCCACGCTCGGCATGATCAACATCCAGCAGAACGCGATCATCAAGATCGTTTCCGTCGCGGCGGTCGTGTTCCTGCCGCCCACCCTGGTCGCATCCGTCTACGGCATGAACTTCGACGTCATGCCCGAACTGAAGTGGCAGTACGGATATCCGATCGCGCTCGGGCTGATGATCGTCTCGGCGATTCTTCCCTTCTGGTATTTTCGCCGGCGTGGCTGGCTTTGA
- a CDS encoding MaoC family dehydratase, which yields MTLDDFLDIGVTRTLGSHTFQADEIKAFAAKYDPQPFHLDEAAAERSVFGRLCASGWHTAAMWMRHNLLSIERDKRPWTGEGPEPVFGPSPGFQNLKWLKPVYAGETVTYTRVNVSHRAMASRPGWRILSMTAAGYDSTGDKVLEFDSAVLVQTG from the coding sequence ATGACGCTGGACGATTTTCTCGACATCGGCGTCACCAGGACGCTCGGCTCGCACACCTTCCAGGCAGACGAGATCAAGGCGTTCGCCGCCAAGTACGATCCGCAGCCGTTCCATCTCGACGAAGCGGCCGCCGAACGCAGCGTGTTCGGCAGGCTCTGCGCGTCGGGCTGGCACACGGCGGCGATGTGGATGCGGCACAATCTCCTGTCGATCGAGCGCGACAAGCGCCCGTGGACCGGCGAAGGACCGGAGCCCGTGTTCGGCCCCTCCCCCGGCTTCCAAAACCTGAAATGGCTAAAGCCTGTCTACGCAGGCGAAACGGTTACCTACACCCGCGTCAACGTCAGCCATCGCGCGATGGCATCGCGGCCGGGCTGGCGTATCCTGTCGATGACAGCGGCAGGATACGATTCCACGGGCGACAAGGTGCTCGAGTTCGACAGCGCCGTGCTGGTGCAGACCGGCTGA
- a CDS encoding PIN domain-containing protein, which translates to MPDDRVFIDTNVLLYSHDRRDPEKASKAKRWLTALATRRAAITNLQVLNECTYVLLRKKWFENPEQVFETMASFSELGDSPLTVREVYEARQLHLRYGVSWWDCLLLASATELGCTHFLSEDLQDGQRIEGLTIVDPFAHTPEDILSPR; encoded by the coding sequence ATGCCAGACGATAGGGTCTTCATCGACACCAACGTCCTGCTTTATTCGCACGACAGGAGAGATCCCGAAAAAGCCTCCAAGGCGAAACGCTGGCTGACGGCGTTGGCAACACGCCGTGCAGCCATCACCAATCTTCAGGTGCTGAACGAGTGCACCTACGTCCTTTTACGGAAGAAGTGGTTCGAGAACCCGGAACAGGTTTTCGAAACGATGGCCAGCTTCTCCGAACTTGGCGACAGCCCACTCACTGTCCGAGAGGTGTACGAAGCACGCCAATTGCACCTCCGCTATGGGGTTTCCTGGTGGGACTGCCTATTGCTTGCCTCTGCCACGGAACTCGGCTGCACGCACTTCCTCTCCGAGGACTTGCAGGACGGGCAACGCATCGAGGGCTTGACGATCGTGGATCCTTTCGCCCATACGCCCGAGGACATTCTCTCTCCCCGCTAG
- a CDS encoding MaoC family dehydratase, which yields MASAKWAFEDLEEGVSIALGTRTVTAAEIIEFAEQFDFQPMHLDEEAGKASILGGLSASGWHTCCMFMRMLCDGFLLDSTSQGSPGIEFTRWKKPVLAGDTLTGHSTVLGKRASKSKPGLGFVTVRSELVNQRGEVVLELQNTGMFLARSAA from the coding sequence ATGGCGTCTGCGAAATGGGCCTTCGAAGATCTCGAGGAGGGCGTATCGATCGCCCTCGGAACCCGGACGGTAACTGCCGCCGAGATCATCGAGTTCGCTGAGCAGTTCGACTTCCAGCCGATGCACCTCGATGAGGAGGCGGGCAAGGCCAGCATCCTTGGAGGCTTGTCAGCTTCGGGCTGGCACACCTGCTGCATGTTCATGCGCATGCTGTGCGACGGGTTCCTGCTCGATTCGACGTCCCAGGGATCTCCCGGGATCGAGTTCACACGGTGGAAGAAGCCCGTGCTTGCCGGCGATACGCTGACCGGCCACAGCACGGTGCTCGGAAAGCGGGCGTCCAAGTCGAAGCCCGGCCTGGGCTTCGTCACCGTCCGCAGCGAGCTCGTCAACCAGCGTGGCGAGGTCGTGCTGGAACTTCAAAACACCGGAATGTTCCTGGCCAGGAGCGCAGCATGA
- a CDS encoding DEAD/DEAH box helicase: protein MTDFDTMAKPLAAALVARGYETLTPVQQAMLAPDVQQSDLLVSAQTGSGKTVAFGIAIAPTLLGTAERLGHAGLPLGLIVAPTRELAMQVKRELEWLYRETGARIGSCVGGMDMRSERRALADGAHIVVGTPGRLRDHITRGSLDMSEIRAIVLDEADEMLDLGFRDDLEFILAAAPEERRTLMFSATVPPQIAQLAKRFQRDAQRITVAGESAQHSDIEYQQILVAPADRENAIINTLLFFDSDNTIIFCHTREAVKHLAARLANRGFAVVALSGELSQAERTNALQSMRDGRARVCVATDVAARGIDLPNLGLVIHADLPTNPDTLLHRSGRTGRAGRKGICTLIVPYHRRGVAARVLRMARLTAATVPAPTAADIERHNHERILDDPGLSQAPGEDELALVGELMKMHSAENIAAAYLRLQLAARPAPEELLDAPAFPERGQREPRGERKERGDAAPRERSDFTDGVWFRVSVGRKHRADPKWLLPMICKAGHVTKRAVGSIKIQDAFTLFEIAGDKAEAFKAAIKENGTGEKGVSIQPADGKPPHGGEQRRAEEAQQTSWSPKKGKPKPDSAPKKPKTKPRWKKSKGA, encoded by the coding sequence ATGACCGACTTTGATACTATGGCCAAGCCGCTCGCGGCGGCGCTCGTGGCTCGTGGCTACGAAACATTGACCCCGGTGCAGCAGGCTATGCTGGCGCCGGACGTGCAGCAATCGGACCTGCTGGTCTCGGCGCAGACCGGCTCGGGCAAGACGGTGGCCTTCGGCATCGCCATCGCGCCGACGCTGCTCGGAACGGCCGAGCGGCTGGGCCACGCCGGATTGCCGCTCGGCCTGATCGTCGCGCCGACACGTGAACTGGCGATGCAGGTAAAGCGCGAGCTGGAATGGCTCTACCGCGAGACGGGCGCGCGCATCGGCTCCTGCGTCGGCGGCATGGACATGCGCAGCGAACGGCGCGCGCTGGCCGACGGCGCGCATATCGTGGTCGGTACGCCCGGCCGCCTGCGCGACCACATCACGCGCGGCTCGCTCGACATGTCGGAGATCCGCGCCATCGTGCTGGACGAGGCCGACGAGATGCTCGACCTCGGCTTCCGCGACGATCTCGAATTCATCCTCGCGGCCGCTCCGGAGGAACGCCGCACGCTGATGTTCTCGGCGACCGTTCCGCCGCAGATCGCGCAACTGGCGAAGCGCTTCCAGCGCGACGCGCAGCGCATCACGGTCGCCGGCGAAAGCGCCCAGCACAGCGACATCGAATACCAGCAGATCCTGGTCGCCCCCGCCGACCGCGAGAACGCCATCATCAACACGCTGCTGTTCTTCGATTCCGACAACACCATCATCTTCTGCCACACCCGCGAGGCGGTAAAACACCTCGCCGCCCGGCTGGCCAACCGCGGTTTCGCCGTGGTCGCGCTGTCGGGCGAGCTCAGCCAGGCCGAACGCACCAACGCGCTGCAATCGATGCGCGACGGCCGCGCCCGCGTCTGCGTGGCGACCGACGTGGCCGCGCGTGGCATCGACCTGCCCAACCTTGGGCTTGTCATCCACGCCGACCTGCCGACCAACCCGGACACGCTCCTGCATCGCAGCGGCCGTACCGGCCGCGCCGGCCGCAAGGGCATCTGCACGCTGATTGTGCCCTATCACCGGCGTGGGGTCGCGGCGCGCGTGCTGCGCATGGCCAGGCTGACCGCGGCGACCGTTCCGGCGCCGACCGCCGCCGACATCGAGCGACACAACCACGAGCGCATCCTCGACGATCCGGGCCTCAGCCAAGCGCCGGGCGAGGACGAACTGGCGCTGGTCGGCGAACTGATGAAGATGCACAGCGCCGAGAACATCGCGGCCGCCTATCTGAGGCTGCAGCTTGCGGCGCGCCCTGCCCCGGAAGAACTGCTCGACGCGCCGGCATTCCCTGAACGCGGCCAGCGCGAGCCGCGTGGCGAGCGCAAAGAGCGTGGCGACGCTGCGCCGCGCGAACGCAGCGATTTCACCGACGGCGTCTGGTTCCGCGTCTCGGTCGGCCGCAAGCATCGCGCCGATCCGAAATGGCTGCTGCCGATGATCTGCAAGGCAGGCCACGTCACCAAGCGCGCCGTCGGCTCGATCAAGATCCAGGACGCTTTCACCCTGTTCGAGATCGCTGGCGACAAGGCCGAAGCCTTCAAGGCGGCGATCAAGGAAAACGGCACCGGAGAAAAGGGCGTCAGCATCCAGCCCGCCGACGGAAAGCCGCCGCATGGCGGGGAGCAGCGTCGCGCAGAGGAAGCGCAGCAGACGTCGTGGAGCCCGAAGAAGGGCAAACCCAAGCCCGACAGCGCGCCGAAGAAGCCCAAGACCAAGCCGCGCTGGAAGAAGTCGAAGGGGGCCTGA
- the pth gene encoding aminoacyl-tRNA hydrolase, with the protein MLLFAGLGNPGSKYENNRHNVGFMAADAIARRHDFSPWSKKFQGLVAEGKLAGEKVLLLKPQTFMNLSGQSVGDAMRFYKLQPSDVTVFYDELDLVAGKVRVKVGGGAGGHNGIRSLDQHIGQNYRRVRIGIGHPGVKALVHNHVLGDFAKADGEWLEPLLETIADSADKLAKGDDSGFMNRVTVALRDRLGPTGDDDRPPPKTPKRQSHIRQARPNQPAVKMPETGPMAAMLKKLLGKE; encoded by the coding sequence ATGCTGCTCTTCGCAGGCCTCGGAAATCCGGGTTCGAAGTACGAGAACAACCGGCACAATGTCGGGTTCATGGCGGCGGACGCGATTGCCCGCCGCCATGATTTTTCGCCCTGGTCGAAGAAGTTCCAGGGCCTTGTCGCTGAGGGCAAGCTTGCCGGCGAAAAGGTACTCCTGCTCAAGCCGCAGACATTCATGAACCTTTCCGGCCAGTCGGTCGGCGACGCGATGCGCTTCTACAAGCTGCAGCCGTCGGACGTGACCGTCTTCTACGACGAACTCGATCTGGTGGCGGGCAAGGTACGCGTGAAGGTCGGCGGCGGCGCCGGCGGCCACAACGGCATCCGCTCGCTCGATCAGCACATCGGCCAGAACTATCGCCGCGTGCGCATCGGCATCGGACATCCGGGCGTCAAGGCGCTGGTCCACAACCATGTGCTGGGCGACTTCGCCAAGGCCGACGGCGAGTGGCTGGAGCCGCTGCTGGAGACGATCGCCGACAGCGCTGACAAGCTGGCGAAGGGCGACGACAGCGGCTTCATGAATCGGGTGACGGTGGCCCTGCGCGACAGGTTGGGGCCGACCGGCGACGACGACCGCCCTCCGCCGAAGACGCCGAAGCGGCAAAGCCACATCCGCCAGGCCCGGCCCAACCAACCCGCCGTCAAGATGCCCGAGACCGGCCCGATGGCGGCCATGCTGAAGAAGCTGCTGGGCAAGGAGTAA
- a CDS encoding adenine phosphoribosyltransferase: MRQTLEDTLLSAIRTIPDYPKPGILFRDITTLLGNARAFRRAVDELVHPYAGMKIDKIAGIEARGFILGGAIAHQLSAGFIPIRKKGKLPHDTVRVAYSLEYGLDEMEMHRDAVNPGEKVILVDDLIATGGTAEGATRLLRQMGAEIVSACFVIDLPDLGGRAKLEALDVPVRTLVAFEGH, translated from the coding sequence ATGCGACAGACCCTCGAAGACACGCTGCTTTCGGCCATCCGAACGATTCCGGACTATCCGAAACCGGGCATCCTGTTCCGCGACATCACCACCCTGCTCGGCAATGCGCGCGCCTTCCGCCGCGCCGTCGACGAACTGGTGCATCCCTACGCCGGCATGAAGATCGACAAGATCGCTGGTATCGAGGCGCGGGGCTTCATCCTCGGCGGCGCCATTGCCCACCAACTTTCGGCGGGCTTCATCCCCATCCGCAAGAAGGGCAAGCTACCCCACGACACCGTGCGCGTGGCCTACAGCCTCGAATACGGCCTGGACGAGATGGAGATGCACAGGGATGCGGTCAATCCGGGCGAGAAGGTCATCCTGGTGGATGATCTCATCGCCACCGGCGGTACTGCGGAAGGCGCCACGAGACTGCTCAGGCAGATGGGCGCCGAGATCGTCTCTGCCTGCTTCGTCATCGACCTCCCGGACCTCGGGGGGCGCGCGAAGCTGGAGGCGCTGGACGTGCCCGTCCGGACGCTGGTCGCGTTCGAGGGGCATTGA
- a CDS encoding cytochrome c1, giving the protein MNKILTALVAAGALLTGVAGYALAQEAHSEAEPTHFPIHAPKEQGWSFAGPFGTYDKGQLQRGLKVYKEVCAACHSMEMVPFRAMSGLGYSEEQIKALAAEYTVEDGPNDAGDMFERPGLPSDHFPSPFPNTAAAAASNNGAAPPDFSLIAKARGVTRGFPTFVFDIFTQYQESGPDYIYSLLTGYDEQPPAGMEIAEGTHYNPYFIAGKSLAMAKPLSDDQVTYDDGAPQTVDQYAKDVSAFLMYVAEPHMESRKQTGFQVLIFMLLFGGLVYLTKRKVWSSVAH; this is encoded by the coding sequence ATGAACAAGATTCTCACCGCTCTGGTTGCGGCCGGTGCACTGCTCACGGGCGTAGCGGGTTATGCGCTCGCCCAGGAAGCGCACAGCGAGGCCGAGCCGACCCACTTCCCCATCCACGCTCCGAAGGAGCAGGGCTGGAGCTTCGCGGGCCCGTTCGGCACCTATGACAAGGGCCAGCTGCAGCGCGGCCTCAAGGTCTACAAGGAAGTCTGCGCGGCTTGCCATTCGATGGAGATGGTTCCGTTCCGCGCCATGAGCGGCCTCGGCTACTCCGAGGAGCAGATCAAGGCGCTCGCGGCCGAGTACACGGTCGAGGACGGTCCCAACGACGCGGGCGACATGTTCGAGCGCCCCGGCTTGCCGTCTGACCATTTCCCGTCGCCGTTCCCGAACACGGCCGCCGCAGCGGCTTCCAACAACGGCGCGGCTCCGCCCGACTTCTCGCTCATCGCGAAGGCGCGCGGCGTCACCCGCGGATTCCCGACCTTTGTCTTCGACATCTTCACGCAGTATCAGGAGAGCGGGCCCGACTACATCTACTCGCTGCTGACCGGCTACGACGAGCAGCCGCCGGCCGGCATGGAGATCGCCGAGGGCACGCACTACAACCCGTACTTCATCGCCGGCAAGTCGCTGGCCATGGCCAAGCCCCTGTCGGACGACCAGGTCACCTATGACGACGGCGCGCCGCAGACGGTCGACCAGTACGCGAAGGACGTTTCCGCGTTCCTCATGTATGTGGCCGAGCCGCATATGGAGAGCCGCAAGCAGACCGGCTTCCAGGTCCTGATCTTCATGCTTCTCTTCGGCGGGCTGGTTTACCTGACGAAGCGCAAGGTCTGGTCCAGCGTGGCGCACTGA
- a CDS encoding cytochrome b produces MAGGHSTYTPKTGIERWFDARLPLPRLVYDSFVAYPVPRNLNYAYTFGGILAIMLVLQMLTGIVLAMHYASDTTLAFTSVEKIMRDVNSGWLLRYLHSNGASFFFIAVYIHIFRGLYYGSYKAPRELLWILGCIIYLLMMATGFMGYVLPWGQMSGWGATVITGFFTAIPLVGTWIQELLLGGFAVDNPTLNRFFSLHYLLPFMIAGVVVLHVWALHVTGQTNPTGIEVKSKTDTLPFTPYATIKDAFGMIVFLAVFAYFVFYIPNFLGHPDNYIQFDSLKTPAHIVPEWYFLPFYAILRAITFNIGPIDSKLGGVLAMFGAIAVLFVVPWLDTSKVRSAVYRPWFKLAFWLFAANAIFLGWLGSKPAEGLYIPLMQISTIYYFAFFLVVMPLLGLIETPRRIPNSITEAVLEKNKGASAALGATEEARV; encoded by the coding sequence ATGGCCGGTGGACATTCTACCTACACCCCGAAGACCGGAATCGAACGCTGGTTCGACGCGCGCCTGCCGCTGCCGCGGCTGGTGTACGACTCCTTCGTCGCCTATCCGGTGCCGCGCAACCTGAACTACGCCTACACCTTCGGCGGCATCCTCGCGATCATGCTTGTGTTGCAGATGCTGACCGGCATCGTGCTGGCGATGCACTATGCGTCCGACACGACGCTGGCCTTCACGTCGGTCGAGAAGATCATGCGTGACGTCAACTCCGGCTGGCTGCTGCGCTACCTGCATTCCAACGGCGCATCGTTCTTCTTCATCGCCGTCTACATCCACATCTTCCGCGGTCTCTACTACGGCTCCTACAAGGCGCCGCGCGAGCTGCTCTGGATCCTCGGCTGCATCATCTACCTGCTGATGATGGCGACCGGCTTCATGGGCTACGTGCTGCCGTGGGGCCAGATGTCCGGCTGGGGCGCGACCGTCATCACCGGGTTCTTCACCGCGATCCCGCTGGTGGGCACCTGGATCCAGGAGCTTCTGCTCGGTGGCTTCGCCGTCGACAACCCGACGCTCAACCGCTTCTTCTCGCTGCACTACCTGCTGCCGTTCATGATCGCCGGCGTCGTCGTGCTGCACGTCTGGGCGCTGCACGTGACCGGCCAGACCAACCCGACCGGCATCGAAGTGAAGTCGAAGACCGACACGCTGCCCTTCACGCCCTATGCGACCATCAAGGACGCGTTCGGCATGATCGTGTTCCTGGCCGTGTTCGCCTACTTCGTCTTCTACATCCCGAACTTCCTGGGTCACCCGGACAACTACATCCAGTTCGACTCGCTGAAGACGCCAGCACACATCGTTCCGGAATGGTACTTCCTGCCGTTCTACGCGATCCTGCGCGCGATCACCTTCAACATCGGGCCGATCGACTCGAAGCTGGGCGGCGTGCTCGCCATGTTCGGCGCCATCGCAGTCCTCTTCGTCGTGCCGTGGCTCGACACGTCGAAGGTGCGCTCGGCGGTCTATCGCCCCTGGTTCAAGTTGGCCTTCTGGCTGTTCGCCGCGAACGCGATCTTCCTCGGATGGCTTGGCTCGAAGCCGGCGGAAGGCCTCTACATTCCGCTGATGCAGATTTCGACGATCTACTATTTCGCGTTCTTCCTGGTCGTGATGCCGCTGCTTGGTCTGATCGAGACCCCGCGCCGCATTCCCAATTCGATCACCGAGGCGGTTCTCGAAAAGAACAAGGGCGCTTCGGCCGCACTGGGCGCGACCGAAGAAGCCAGGGTCTAG
- a CDS encoding 50S ribosomal protein L25/general stress protein Ctc, with amino-acid sequence MSHEAYELKAEAREQVGKGSARAVRRDGKVPAVIYGDKQPPLAIALSYKEIYYKIHGGGFLTTVATIDVGGKKIQVLPKDYQLDPVKDTPLHVDFLRVGKNTEVNVQVPVHFINEELSPGIKRGGVLNIVRHEVEFHCPANAIPEFITIDLTGANIGDSIHISAVKLPAGVKPVIADRDFTIATIAGSAAMKPEIEAPAAEAEAEAEATEE; translated from the coding sequence ATGAGCCACGAAGCGTACGAGCTCAAGGCCGAAGCGCGCGAACAGGTCGGTAAGGGGTCCGCCCGTGCAGTTCGCCGCGACGGCAAAGTGCCTGCAGTCATTTACGGCGACAAGCAGCCTCCCCTGGCGATCGCCCTCTCCTACAAGGAGATCTACTACAAGATCCACGGCGGCGGCTTCCTGACCACCGTTGCGACGATCGACGTCGGCGGCAAGAAGATCCAGGTCCTGCCGAAGGACTACCAGCTGGATCCGGTCAAGGACACGCCCCTCCACGTCGACTTCCTGCGCGTCGGCAAGAACACCGAGGTCAATGTCCAGGTTCCGGTGCACTTCATCAACGAAGAGCTGTCGCCCGGCATCAAGCGCGGCGGCGTGCTGAACATCGTCCGCCACGAGGTCGAGTTCCACTGCCCGGCCAACGCGATCCCCGAGTTCATCACGATCGATCTCACCGGCGCCAACATCGGCGACTCGATCCACATCTCGGCTGTGAAGCTGCCGGCCGGCGTGAAGCCCGTGATCGCCGACCGTGACTTCACGATCGCGACCATTGCCGGTTCTGCGGCGATGAAGCCGGAAATCGAGGCGCCTGCCGCCGAGGCTGAAGCCGAGGCCGAGGCCACCGAGGAGTAA
- the petA gene encoding ubiquinol-cytochrome c reductase iron-sulfur subunit — protein sequence MRKDRRSVSADDTIEPNRRDFLYVTTGMAAVVGAGAVAWPFIDQMRPDASTLAASSIEVDVAALEPGMSMVVKWRGKPVFIRNRTPQEVEAAKQVPMSELKDPLARNANLPSDAEATDTDRSAGEGKENYIVMVGVCTHLGCVPLGQQGDFGGWFCPCHGSHYDTAGRIRKGPAPENLPVPTLTFLSDTKIKIG from the coding sequence ATGAGGAAGGATCGACGTTCCGTGAGCGCAGACGATACGATTGAACCCAACCGCCGGGACTTCCTGTACGTGACGACCGGCATGGCTGCCGTCGTCGGTGCAGGAGCCGTGGCTTGGCCCTTTATCGACCAGATGCGCCCAGACGCGTCGACGCTCGCCGCGTCCTCGATCGAGGTCGACGTGGCGGCGCTCGAGCCGGGCATGTCCATGGTCGTCAAGTGGCGCGGCAAGCCCGTGTTCATCCGCAACCGCACGCCGCAGGAAGTCGAGGCCGCCAAGCAGGTCCCGATGTCCGAACTCAAGGACCCTCTGGCGCGTAACGCCAACCTTCCATCCGACGCCGAGGCGACCGACACCGACCGTTCGGCTGGCGAGGGCAAGGAAAACTACATCGTGATGGTGGGCGTGTGCACGCATCTGGGCTGCGTGCCGCTCGGCCAGCAAGGCGACTTCGGCGGCTGGTTCTGCCCGTGCCACGGCTCGCACTACGATACCGCTGGACGCATCCGCAAAGGACCCGCGCCCGAAAACCTGCCGGTGCCGACGCTGACGTTCCTGTCGGACACCAAGATCAAGATCGGCTGA